One window of Camelus dromedarius isolate mCamDro1 chromosome 18, mCamDro1.pat, whole genome shotgun sequence genomic DNA carries:
- the PI3 gene encoding elafin has protein sequence MRSQSFLVLVAVLLVLGTLAAEAAVVKGRPKGQGVYKGRGPVKGQDPVEGQDPVKGQDPVKGQNLMELYTNPGFCPEMLAEWDDSNLPKQCVNDSDCPWPYKCCPMRLRGWRCSPAEMESILAAH, from the exons ATGAGGTCCCAAAGCTTCTTGGTCCTGGTGGCGGTGCTCCTCGTCCTTGGGACACTGGCAGCCGAGGCAGCTGTTGTAAAAG GTCGTCCTAAAGGTCAGGGTGTTTATAAAGGCAGAGGTCCGGTCAAAGGTCAAGATCCAGTCGAAGGTCAAGATCCAGTCAAAGGACAAGATCCAGTTAAGGGACAAAATCTAATGGAACTCTACACTAATCCTGGTTTTTGCCCCGAGATGCTGGCCGAGTGGGATGATTCAAATCTCCCTAAGCAGTGTGTGAACGATTCCGATTGTCCATGGCCCTACAAGTGCTGTCCGATGCGCCTTCGCGGGTGGCGGTGCTCCCCAGCTGAG ATGGAGTCCATTCTTGCTGCACATTGA